Proteins encoded within one genomic window of Sulfurovum sp. XGS-02:
- a CDS encoding diguanylate cyclase has translation MTSNQYHPLNEYVKKKPLDIDRFLHIAIEICQGIYALHKQNFLFNHLSPSTILINEKEEVKISHITLLDDREVTLDYLSPEHALHDLISINQSSDIYVLGIIFYELLIGELPYRYDDALEFNHAIITQKIDFVSDKNKNVPHILSMIIDKMVATSQLDRYKDIRSVLIDLSKLQRAFNNNEFPDFQLDTFQNIQDLHTSEMIYGREKEEEKLQYHIDLKSDNVNKIILVQGKSGMGKSSFINKVIDKNKNNFSHICKFKLDSGEQSTPYQILYITLSTMVREIISQDEKTLKRYRNKLLSSLGEQAYMLTEVIPEIHMILGQDPSTEHVKNKEQKVNLDNLLVRFMQIFLLDERPLCIFADDIQWADVVTLQWIKSVILNLENVIVFMAYRDDETEISDNPLFGTVLQELKVFDLKIYEMTMSPLSKDHIETLIRDNIQLEVGKEVADIIFERTRGNPFFVKEYLKQLYKDDVIWFDMQQLEWRCDLHKINALQISDNVFDMLSNNIDSLSPYVRNLLCIASCMGNTFSHELLKNVFNQDELFEKSLALALASGWIVIDHTNTLDEKRYRFLHDKMQHAIHNLLLGKVLHKVHYKIGCQQEQSREVQDHQNLLECVNHLNIGSAYVRDKKYLAKLNLDASIYAKKSGDFESALKYIKKAMEFYCFNHSVENTVLILKQRAECEHLCNHSGVAIEYYEKALEVAQTILQKGEIYELLIKLYSDIAQFKNAYEVGRVAAESFGILIPKTFVPPLFISEFLGLKLKLRRYSVEDLIELPESNDENFKMTIKIMANILQAAYQIRPALCVANAMIIVKLCLEHGLTKESVIGFTVYGVIFEGGILRNHKLGYAYSRFSFDMLKRFENTTQHAEVQFVCGYFGISWIRPAMETEEVWHNAYKNGLEIGDWFHTGCAAAGIIQSMFMRGVAFEDILIQIKDFEKIILDIGAKEQYGAILSVKQTILNLTGKTKTLHSYDSDNFDESSYVESLEDYESEHFAHYYYVNKMTALYLQQAYKEAHQISLQGKKFAKSSKGMLHHTEYLFYDAMILAKLIETKDILTRRKYKNTIENVKKKFVKWAGECAENFLVRANILQAELYRIENNYKEAFLYYEKAIDLAQIYGQRHLRAITNRLAAELYETLGQKRAVKIYKDESLRNFNKWGINYIEYTGEEENLSFDVKTLIKVSEVIAQEHEFSSLLKTLIRIIMESAGAQHGHLLLKEDSGFVVQASANEDFSVVDVMQEIPYTDVDMIVHPIINYVLRTKESIVIDDMTQNNIFDTSYVSTRLIKSLFCAPLILQGELRGIIYLENNLVSSVFTGDKVRFLQHLSGQIVISIENTMVYSRLEEKIKQRTQDLEVSKEELKLLASIDPMTKLYNRRYFSEISEDIFNMNQRTNNEISLIMFDIDDFKSVNDTYGHHIGDKVIIGVANILLEHTRKSDIVCRFGGEEYIILLPDTDLESSMQIAQNIWELVEKMVITYDQERQLQVTISVGVSMVDLVADNNIEVAINKADNALYEAKRSGKNKVVAYKEKYRR, from the coding sequence ATGACAAGTAATCAATATCACCCATTAAATGAATATGTGAAGAAGAAACCTCTTGATATAGATAGATTTTTACATATTGCCATAGAGATATGTCAAGGTATTTATGCACTACATAAACAAAATTTTCTTTTTAATCATCTTAGCCCTTCAACGATTTTGATAAACGAAAAAGAAGAGGTAAAAATCTCTCATATCACACTATTGGATGACAGAGAGGTAACTTTAGATTATTTGTCACCAGAGCATGCTTTGCATGATCTAATATCTATCAACCAATCATCTGATATATATGTTTTAGGGATCATTTTTTATGAACTTCTTATTGGTGAATTACCGTATAGATACGATGATGCGCTTGAGTTTAATCATGCAATAATCACACAAAAAATAGATTTTGTTTCCGATAAAAATAAAAATGTACCTCATATACTCTCTATGATCATAGATAAAATGGTTGCGACCAGTCAATTGGACCGTTATAAAGATATCCGGTCAGTTTTAATCGACTTGTCTAAATTACAGCGTGCCTTTAACAACAATGAATTTCCTGATTTTCAGTTGGATACGTTTCAAAATATACAAGACCTACATACAAGTGAGATGATATATGGCAGAGAGAAAGAAGAAGAGAAGCTACAGTACCATATTGATTTAAAGAGCGATAACGTAAACAAGATCATACTGGTACAAGGCAAGTCAGGTATGGGGAAATCATCATTTATTAACAAAGTGATAGATAAAAATAAAAATAATTTTTCTCATATATGTAAGTTTAAACTTGACTCAGGTGAGCAGAGTACGCCTTACCAGATACTCTATATTACACTAAGTACGATGGTCAGAGAGATCATCTCACAAGACGAAAAAACCTTAAAACGGTATAGAAATAAATTGTTAAGCAGCTTGGGAGAACAAGCATATATGCTGACAGAGGTCATTCCCGAAATACATATGATATTAGGTCAAGATCCTTCTACTGAACATGTAAAGAACAAAGAACAAAAAGTTAATCTGGATAATCTTTTGGTACGTTTTATGCAGATCTTTCTGCTCGATGAAAGACCGTTATGTATTTTTGCAGATGATATCCAATGGGCTGATGTTGTTACATTGCAATGGATCAAGAGTGTCATACTGAATTTAGAAAATGTCATAGTATTTATGGCGTATAGAGATGATGAGACGGAAATCTCAGACAATCCTCTTTTTGGTACTGTGTTACAGGAACTGAAGGTTTTTGATCTAAAGATATACGAGATGACTATGTCACCACTCTCTAAAGATCACATAGAAACATTGATCAGAGATAATATACAGCTGGAAGTAGGAAAAGAGGTGGCAGATATCATCTTTGAGCGAACTAGAGGAAATCCTTTTTTTGTAAAAGAGTATTTGAAGCAACTCTATAAGGATGATGTCATATGGTTTGATATGCAGCAATTAGAATGGAGATGTGATCTGCACAAAATTAATGCATTGCAAATTTCTGATAACGTTTTTGATATGTTATCAAATAATATTGACTCATTGTCACCCTATGTACGAAACCTGTTATGTATAGCGTCATGTATGGGAAATACTTTTTCCCATGAACTGTTGAAAAACGTATTTAATCAGGATGAACTATTTGAGAAATCTTTGGCTTTGGCATTAGCGTCAGGATGGATAGTTATTGATCATACAAACACGTTAGATGAGAAGCGTTATCGGTTTTTACATGATAAAATGCAACATGCTATACATAATTTACTTTTGGGAAAGGTACTGCATAAGGTCCATTATAAAATAGGGTGCCAGCAAGAACAAAGTAGAGAGGTTCAGGATCATCAAAATTTGCTTGAGTGTGTCAATCATTTGAACATAGGCTCAGCCTATGTAAGGGATAAAAAATATCTTGCTAAGCTGAACTTGGATGCGTCGATCTATGCAAAGAAAAGTGGTGATTTTGAAAGTGCATTGAAGTATATTAAAAAAGCTATGGAATTTTATTGTTTCAACCATTCTGTTGAAAATACCGTGTTGATTTTAAAGCAGAGGGCTGAATGTGAACATTTATGCAATCATAGTGGTGTGGCTATAGAGTATTATGAAAAAGCACTTGAAGTTGCCCAAACAATATTGCAAAAAGGTGAGATATATGAGTTACTTATTAAACTCTATTCAGATATTGCACAATTTAAGAACGCCTACGAAGTGGGGCGTGTGGCTGCAGAAAGTTTTGGTATTCTCATACCAAAAACATTTGTCCCGCCTCTTTTTATTTCAGAGTTCTTAGGTTTAAAACTTAAATTACGTAGATATAGTGTGGAAGACCTTATAGAGCTTCCTGAATCAAATGATGAAAATTTTAAAATGACCATTAAGATCATGGCAAACATTTTGCAGGCAGCCTATCAAATACGCCCAGCATTATGCGTTGCCAATGCAATGATCATTGTAAAACTCTGTTTAGAACATGGATTGACCAAAGAATCTGTCATAGGATTTACAGTCTATGGTGTTATTTTCGAAGGTGGAATTCTACGTAACCATAAATTAGGGTATGCATATAGTCGGTTTTCATTTGATATGCTTAAAAGATTTGAAAATACAACACAACATGCTGAAGTTCAATTTGTGTGTGGTTATTTTGGGATCTCATGGATACGACCGGCTATGGAAACTGAAGAAGTATGGCATAACGCCTATAAAAACGGTTTGGAGATCGGGGATTGGTTTCATACAGGCTGTGCTGCTGCAGGTATTATTCAGAGTATGTTTATGAGAGGTGTGGCTTTTGAAGATATTTTGATACAGATAAAGGATTTTGAAAAAATCATTTTGGATATCGGTGCAAAAGAACAGTATGGTGCTATCTTGAGTGTAAAACAAACCATATTGAATCTTACAGGAAAAACGAAAACACTGCATTCTTACGACAGTGATAATTTTGATGAATCTTCTTATGTAGAAAGCCTTGAAGATTATGAGTCTGAACACTTTGCACATTACTACTATGTCAATAAAATGACTGCACTCTATCTACAGCAAGCGTATAAAGAGGCACATCAGATAAGCCTGCAGGGAAAAAAGTTTGCAAAATCATCAAAAGGTATGTTACACCATACTGAATATCTATTTTATGATGCTATGATCTTAGCGAAGTTGATCGAGACAAAAGATATATTGACACGAAGAAAATATAAAAATACTATAGAAAATGTAAAGAAAAAATTTGTGAAGTGGGCAGGCGAATGTGCTGAAAACTTTTTGGTCAGGGCAAATATCCTGCAGGCAGAACTCTATCGTATAGAAAATAATTATAAAGAAGCATTTTTATATTATGAGAAGGCAATAGATCTTGCTCAAATTTATGGGCAGAGACACTTGAGAGCAATCACCAATAGACTCGCTGCAGAACTTTATGAGACTTTGGGTCAAAAAAGAGCTGTAAAGATATATAAAGATGAATCACTAAGAAATTTCAATAAATGGGGTATCAACTATATAGAATATACAGGTGAAGAAGAGAATTTGAGCTTTGATGTTAAAACATTGATCAAGGTATCAGAGGTGATTGCCCAAGAGCATGAGTTTTCCAGTCTGCTTAAGACATTGATACGTATCATTATGGAGAGTGCCGGAGCGCAGCATGGCCATTTACTCTTGAAAGAAGACAGTGGTTTTGTGGTTCAAGCTTCTGCAAACGAAGATTTTTCTGTTGTAGATGTGATGCAGGAAATCCCATATACAGATGTCGATATGATCGTACATCCTATTATCAATTATGTCTTACGTACAAAAGAGTCGATCGTGATCGATGATATGACCCAAAATAACATTTTTGATACATCTTATGTATCAACGAGGTTGATAAAATCTCTTTTTTGTGCACCTTTGATCTTACAGGGGGAACTCAGAGGGATCATCTATCTGGAAAATAATCTGGTATCTTCAGTCTTTACTGGAGATAAAGTAAGGTTCTTACAGCATTTAAGTGGGCAGATCGTTATCTCCATTGAAAATACAATGGTATACAGTAGACTCGAGGAGAAGATCAAACAGCGTACGCAAGATCTAGAAGTAAGTAAAGAGGAGTTAAAACTTTTAGCTTCCATTGATCCAATGACAAAACTCTACAATAGACGCTATTTTTCAGAGATATCTGAAGATATTTTCAATATGAACCAAAGAACAAACAATGAAATCTCATTGATCATGTTTGATATTGATGATTTCAAAAGTGTGAATGACACCTATGGTCATCATATTGGTGATAAAGTAATCATTGGAGTTGCGAATATTTTATTGGAACATACAAGAAAAAGTGACATAGTCTGTCGGTTTGGAGGAGAAGAATATATCATACTTCTCCCGGATACAGACTTAGAAAGCAGTATGCAAATTGCACAGAATATATGGGAATTGGTTGAAAAGATGGTGATAACATATGATCAGGAGAGGCAATTACAAGTGACCATAAGTGTAGGTGTATCAATGGTTGATCTGGTAGCCGATAATAATATAGAAGTTGCCATCAATAAAGCAGATAATGCTTTGTATGAAGCAAAAAGAT